The window TGTCGCGCACCTGCGGGCGCACATTGGGCCCGTCGTTGACCACCCGGCTTACCGTTTGCAGCGAGACCCCCGCTTCCTCGGCCACATCCCTGATCGTCACTGTCTTGCGCACGCGCGCCATGATCCGCCTCGTCCCGTCCGGCCCTTCGGAGGCTTCGCCCCCGGTTGCGCCACGCCGCCCGATGCACCGGCAAAAGCGCTGCATCGACCCTCAATCCAATCCTGCGCCGATTGCGCAAGAATGTCGCGAGCGGCAAGCCATTTCGCGTGCAGTTTCACACTGATGCGAATGGCGGCTCGAAACAGCAAGGGCTGCACCCGGCGGTTTGCGCCAGATGCAGCCCTGCTCTTGTCCCGTCGCGCGCTTCCTTAGAAGTTGAAGCGGGCGATGAAGGTGTAGCGCCGGTCGTTGCGGAACACCGCCGAGGTGGTACGGTTGCCGTCGAAGTCGATGACGGTCGACAGGTTCGTCGTCTCGTCGAGCAGGTTCACACCTTGTACGCCCAGCTTGATGTTGGGGGTCAGGTTGTAGAAGATCGTCCCGTCGAGCTGGCCGCTGGCATCCTGATAGGTCGCCGAGAACGGGAACAGATCGTCCCGCGGCGTCACCAGGAAGTCGCTGCGCCAGTTGTAGGCGGCGCGAACCGACAGCGGGCCCTTTTCATAGAACAGCGTCGCGTTGACGGTGTGCTTCGAAGTACCGGCCAGCGGCAGTTGCCCACCGAACGGCCCGTTGTTGAGCGGCTGCCCGCTCGAATTGACCGAAGGCGAGCCGATCCCCGAAATGTTCGGGTTCGGGAAGTCGCTGGCATCGATATAGGTGTAGGTGGCGGCCGTCCCCAACCCGTCGAGGAAGCCGGGCAGGAAGTCGAAGGTCTGCTGGTAGGCGAATTCCACACCCTTGAGCAGGCCATTGATGTCGTTGGCCGGACCGCTGATGATCACGTCCTGCGACGTGCCGCTGGCGGTGGTGTAATTGACCAGACCCGTGCCGTTCGAGATGATCCCGGTGATGTCCTTCGCGAACAGTGCCAGACTGATCTGACCGACGTTCGAGAAGTAATATTCGAAGCTCAGATCGTAGTTCCACGCTTCGGTCGGAAGGACGTTGCGGTTGCCGGTGCGCACCGACAGCAGCGGACCGTCGTTGACCCGCCCGCTGAACCCGAGCGTGCCGCTCGCGTTGAACAGGTTGAGATCGGGACGGCTGATCCCCTTCGACACGGCACCGCGGATCACCAGTCCGCTACCGTTGTCGTAGCGGACGTTGAAGGACGGCAGGAAGTGGTCGAAGTTGATGTCGCGATTATCGCGGATCAATTCGCCGGTGTGCAGCGCGGCGAACTCGGCCAGACGGGCACCGGTCAGCTGGCAGAACGCCTGCTGCGGCACACCCGGACCGCCTGCGCCGCGGCAGACTGCCTGAACTTCATCGACCTGGACAACGCCGTCGCCGTTGCCGCCGACATTGACGCCGTTTTCAAGCCGGATCGCATCGAACCGCGCCGGATCGGGGAATGCCAGCACCGAATCGTTGCTGACGTTGGTGCGGACATAGCGCAGGCCGATATTGCCCGAGAGCGAGGCGCCGCCGTCAAAGTCGGTGCCGAAGTCGAGCCGCGCATAGGCCGCCGAAGTGATTTCGGTGACATCCGAGATTTCCTCGGGACAGAACGGATCGCACTGCACCGTCGAACCGTCGAGCCGCGTGCGGCTGCGGCCATTGACGCCCAGGTTGAAGCGTTCGGGCGATTGGCCCAGCGTGCTGATCGCATCCCACTGCTGGTCGGTCACGCCGTCGAGATATTCCTGAAGGAAATCGTCGCCGCCGTAGAAGAACGCGCCGCCGCCAGCGATCGGGGTCGATGCCTCGCCGCGCTGGAAGTTGTCGGCAAAGGGCGTGCGATAGGCCGCTGCGCTGGGGAATTCGTCGGTGAACACGCCGCCGCCGATCGCGAATTCCTGACCCGGCAGGCCGGTATAATAACGGCCCGGCACGAAGCCGCCCGTCGCAGCGCAGCCCGGCCCTTCGTTCCACGGAGCGCAGCCCGCACGGCCCGCCCATGGCGCCGACAGGTTGCCCCAGGTGCTGAAGTTGGTGTTGCGATTGATGCGGTCACGCGCAGCCCAGCGGCCACCGACCTCGACCCGGCGGAAGAACCCGTCTTCGCTCAGGTCGTATTCGAGGCTGCCGGCCAGCGTGTACAGCTCGCCCTCGTTCTTTTCCTGGCTGTCGAGACCGAACCAGTAATAGTTGTTGAGGCCGCTGGTGAAGTAATCCGACGGTGCGCCAACGGGAGCGAGGAACTGGATGTCGGGCGTGCTGCCGCGCAGATCGACCGAAATGTCGGTCCAGGTGCTGAGCGCGCCAAACACCGAATCGCGCCGCAGGTTCGAGCGCAGGCTCTGCATTTCCACCTTGCCGCGGAAGCGCTCGGTGAAGTTCATCTGCGCGTCGAACGAAATGTCCTGCGTCACCGAGTTGGCTTCACGCAGGAAGCGCAGCGAGTCGGTCGGGATACCGCCGCGACCGAAGGGGTTGGCATAGGCGTTGCCGACGTTCTGCGTCAGGATGCCATTCACGAACCGGCCGTTCTCGTCGAACTCGTAGGTCGTGCCCGGACGCGGCTGATTGGTCGACACGCCATCGTCGATCCGGCCGAGTAGCGCGAATTCTTCCGTGGCGAAGGTCGTTTCCGAACGCAGGAATTCCAGCGTCATCACCAGATCGCCGTCGAGCGTTTCGAACTGGCCGACGGCCGAGAAGGCCTCGCGATCGCGATCGAGCGTGGTCGAACGCACACCGGCATATTGCGGCACCAGCACCGACCCTGCCGGCGGGAAGTTGTCCGGCGTAAAGTTCGGCTGATCGCCGAAACCGCCCGAGTTGAGCGGGAAGATGCGCGCGCAACCGGCGCTGAGATCGGCCGGACGGAAGCAGCTGTCGATCACCTGCGAGGAGTCCGTGCGGCTCTTCAGTTCAGACTTCGAATAGCTCAGCTGGAGACCGAAGGTGCCCTGACCGGTTTCGAAGGTGTCCGAAGCAAGGATGTTGAAGGTCGGCGACCATTCCTGCCGCAAATCGCCGTAGTTGGCTTCGACCGAGCCGGCGATCCGGAACCCGCGGCGGTCAAGCGGCTTGCGGGTGACGAGGTTCACGAGACCCGCAATGTGGCCTTCGATCTGGTCGGCCGTGATGTTCTTGTAGGTTTCGACCCGGCCGACGAGTTCGGGCGAGACATCCTCGAAGCTCAGCGCGCGGCCGCCGTTGGCCGAGAAAATGTCGCGGCCGTTGAGCTGCGAGCTGACATAGGGAAGGCCGCGAATGATGACGCCGGTGCCTCGACCGAGAAACGCGTCGGGTCCGAGGTCTTTTCGAAACGGCCGATGTTCACGCCGGGAATACGCTGGAGCGTTTCGGCGACCGAACGGTCGGGAAGTGCGCCGATGTCTTCAGCGGTGATCACGTCGACCACGGTGTCGGCGCGGCGCTTGATCGCCTGCGCGGATTGCAGCGAGGCGCGGAAGCCGGTGACGACGATCGTGGAATCGGCCTCTTCGGCGGTCTCGGGGGTTTCGTCGGCTGCGGCATCCTGCGCCAGTGCGGGGCTGGCCGCCGCGATCGCCAGTGCCGAAGCCGTGCACGTTGCAAACAGGCGCCGACGCGGCGCGAGCCTAACCTTGGTCATGATGTCATCTCTCCCCATGCCGCGCCAGTTGTTGCCCGGAACTGCGGCTGTGGCGCTTTCTAACGCATTTTGAGAGCGTTCTCAAGACTTGTAATCTGTGGTTCATATTGCATTCTGGCAACACATGGGACCGGGGCATCACCCCCGCCCAAGGCCCTGCGAGAGGCCGGTTGGGGATCGAGGAAAACGTGGCAATTGAACGCATTATCATCGTTGGTGGCGGCACCGCCGGGTGGATGGCCGCGGCTGCACTGGGGCGCCTACGCAACGGGCGGCCTGTGGAAATCACCCTGATCGAATCCGAAAGCATCGGCACGGTTGGCGTGGGCGAGGCGACGATTCCGCCCTTTGTCGGGTTCAACCAGCTGCTCGGCATCAACGAGGCCGAAATGCTCAGCGAAGTGGGCGGCACCTTCAAGCTGGGCATCCAGTTCGAAAACTGGGGCAAGCTCGGCGACAGCTACATCCATCCCTTCGGCGCCTATGGTTACAACATGGGCGGGATCAGCTTCCACCATGTCTGGCACCGGCTCGCCGTGGCGGGCGACAAGCGCCCGATCCAGGTCTTCAACCTCGAAACGATGGCGGCCTATTTCGGCAAGTTTGCCCGCACCGAGGATTTCAAGGGCGCGGATGCGCCGCCGGTCAATTATGCCTATCACCTCGATGCGGGCCGTTATGCTGCGTTCCTGCGCAAGCTGGCCGAAAGCCGCGGCGTGGTGCGGCAGGAAGGCAAGGTCGTCGACGTTGCGCTGGATGGCGAAAGCGGGTTCGTCACCGCGGTCACGCTGGATGGCGGAAAGCAGATTGCGGGCGATCTGTTCATCGATTGCTCGGGTTTCCGCGGCCTGTTGATCGAGCAGGCGCTGCAGACGGGTTACGACGACTGGAGCAATTACCTGCCCTGCAATCGCGCGGTCGCCCTGCCCTGCCAGCGCGAGGACGGCAGTCCGCCCCCGCCCTTCACCCGCGCGACCGCCCACGGCGCAGGCTGGCAATGGCAGGTGCCGCTGCAACACCGCAACGGCAACGGCCATGTCTATTGCAGCGCCTATATGGAAGACCAGGAAGCGCTCGACATCCTGCTCGGCAATATTGCGGGCAAACCGCAGGCCGAACCCAATTGGCTGCGTTTCGTGACCGGGCGGCGCAAGAAGTTCTGGAACAAGAACGTCGTTGCGCTGGGTCTTGCCGCGGGCTTCATGGAGCCGCTCGAATCGACTTCGATCCACCTCATCAACACCGGGATCGACAAGCTGATTTCGTTGCTGTCGCTCGACGGGATCACCAAGGTGCAGGAGGATACATTCAACCGGCTGACGGGCCGCGAATATGCACGCATCCGCGATTTCCTGATCCTGCATTACAACGCCACCAGCCGCACCGACACCGAATTCTGGAACCATGTCCGCACGATGCCGGTGCCCGACACGCTGACCGAAAAGGTCGAGCTGTTCCGCGCCAACGGCCAGATCTTCCGCGAGGAAGACGAGCTTTTCACCGAAACCAGTTGGGCGGCGGTAATGATGGGTCAGGGCATCAGGATGGGCAGCCACAACGCGATGGCCGATGCGCTCGATCCGGCAACGACCGCGCGCGAGATCAACGACATGGAGCAATCGATCCGCTATCTGGTGCAGCGCATGCCGGGGCATGGCGATTACCTCGCGCGCTATTGCCCCGCGCCGATGGCCGCTTGAGGCAGCCTGTCGCCGCAGCGGTTTTCTTGACAAACGGGGAGGCGGACGGAAAGGGAGCGGGCGTCCCCCGCCCCCGCCCTGCCCGAGGTTTCCCGTTCCATGACTGAAGCATCGCAAGGCTGGACCGCGCTGGTGCTGGCCGGGCAGCGTCCGGGGGTCGACCGGCTCGCCGCGCATTTCGGGCGCGAGGCCAAGGCGCTGATCCCGGTTGCGGGAACACCGATGCTCGCCCGCGTGCTGCGCACGCTGGCCGATACGCCGCAAATCGCGCGGATCATCGTGCTCGCGCAGGATGCGCCCGCCTTGCTCACCGATCCCTCACTCGTCTGGACGAAGGACGATCCGCGGATCTCGGCACGCGTATCGGGGCCAACGATCAGCGGATCGGTGCTGGCAGCGGTTGAGGACCCGGCGGTCGGACTGCCCGTGCTGGTGACCACCGCAGACAATGTGATGCTAACCCCCGCAACCGTTACGCAATTCATCGCCGGTGCCGGGGCGCGCGATGTGTCGGTCGCCTTTGTCGAACGCGCCAATCTCGAAGCTGCGGTCGGCCCGAACAAGCGCACCTGGCTGACCTTCCGCGACGGCGCATTCACCGGCGCAAACCTGTTTGCGCTAAGCGGGCCGGGCAGTTTTGCCGCGCTCGGGTTCTGGGAGAAGGTCGAAGCCGACCGCAAATCGGTGCTGCGGCTCGCGGCACATTTCGGCCCGGTGCTGATGGTCCGCCTGCTGCTGCGCCGGATGGATCTACGCGCCGCGCTTGAAGCTGCCGGCAGGAAACTTGGCGCATCGGCCGCGCCGGTGGTGTTGTCGGACGGGCGGATGGGGGTCGATGTCGACAAGCCCGAAGATCATGCGCTCGCCGAAAGATTGCTTGAAAGCCATCGCGCATGAAGCGGATCTGCTTTCTGTTCAATCACGACCAGACCCATCAGATCGCGCACAGCCTGCCGATCGCGCTGGCTCTGGCCGCGCGCGGGCAGCACCGGATCGTGCTCGCCTATGCCCGTCCGCAGGCCCGCGCCGAGATCGAACGGCAGGCCGACCCTGCACTGCTGGCCCGGATGGAGCTGGTGCATCTCACGCTGAAAAGCGGCGTGTCGCGCGCGCTGGCAAGTGGGCTCGAAAGGGTGCTGCCCGCGACCAAGCTGCTCATCTACCGCGACAATCTCGATTTCTTTCGCAGTTTCGATGCGATCGTGGTTGCCGAAAAGACCACGCTGCTGCTCAAGACGCGCTATGGTCTGGACAACGTCAAGCTGATCCACACCCGCCACGGTGCGGGCGACCGCGCGATCGGTTTCAACCCCGAAAGCGCGCGCTTCGATCTGGTGCTCGTCTCCGGCCCCAAGATCGCGCGCCGCCTGATCGATGAAGCGGGGCTGGTGCCCGCGCAGATCGCCGAAGTCGGCTATCCCAAGTTCGACCTGTGCGCGGCCAACCGCTTTGCCGACAACTTTCCGCAACCAGCGCGGCCGACGGTGATCTACAATCCGCACCCCTCCCCCAAACTGTCGAGCTGGTTTCGCGACGGCCAAGCGGTGCTCGACGCATTCTGCGGGCAGGATCGCTACAACCTGATCTTCGCACCGCACGTGATGCTGTTCGCGCGCCGATGGGTGGTCACCGTCGATCCGCCGAGCATCGCGCGGGTCGCGCCTCCCGGTCCCGAATATGACCGCGAGGCGCGCATCCACATCGACACCGGCAGCGCCGCGAGCAGCGACATGCGCTACACCAACAGCGCCGATATCTACCTTGGCGACGTCAGCAGCCAGATTTACGAATTTCTGCGCGTGCCAAGGCCATGCCTGTTCCTCAACAGTCATGGAGCCCAATGGCAGGGCGATCCCAATTATCTGCATTGGCAGGCCGGCCCCGTGCTGGACAGCGCAGCGGATCTTCTCGATGCGATCGACGCCGCAGTGGCATCGCATCCGGACTATGCGCCGCTGCAGCAAAGGCTTATCGACGCGACATTCTCGCAGTCGGATCGCCCTTCTGCCGAACGCGCCGCCGATGCGATCACGGCGTTTCTCGAAGGAACCAACGCGTGAACAGTGCAGCTGCCTTTTGGCGTTACGGCGTGATCAAGACGCTTCGCAAATGGCGCGCGGCCGCTTTGTCGCCGCTGTTGCAAGCGCGCGGGGGCGACGCGGTGGAATCGGCCTATGGCGTGCGGATGGTGCCCAACTGGCAGGACACCACATTCCGTTACTGCATCTTCGGCACCTATGGCCGGGACCTTGCCGATCTGCTGCTTGGCCAGCGCGCGGATTTCGCCTTTGTCGATATCGGCGCCAATCAGGGGCTCTATTCGCTGATTGCCGCCCAGAACCTGAAATGTCGGCAAGTGATCGCCTTCGAGCCTGTTCCGGCCACGCATGCGCGGCTTGCGGCGAATGTGGCGCTCAACCCCCAAGCGGCGCGCACCGATCTGCACGAATTGGCAATCGCGGACAACGCGGGCGAAGTGACGATCAGTGTCGCGGCACATCACACCGGCACAGCGACGCTTGCCGGGCGCGGCGATGCGGCCGCGTCTGGCGGTGCGGTGGTGATCCGGACGATCGACGCAGCGATGCTCGAACCGTTGCTCGCGGGCGCGTTGCCGCTGTTCGTCAAGATCGATGTCGAGGGGCTGGAGGCGGTGGTGATCGCCGAACTGGCCAAAACCCCGAGCTTTGCGCGCGTGGAATCGATCTTCTACGAGGTCGACGAAAGATGGGCGAGCGCGGTCGAAATCGAAACCCGTCTGCGCGCCGCGGGCTTCACCCGCTTTGCCAAATACGGGCGCGGGCATCACTACGACGTGCTGGCCAGCCGCGCCTGAAGCACCGCATGCGCGAGCGCATGGCCCGACAACCACGCGCCTTCGACGCGCGGCGAGTGAAGCCAATCTCCGGCGACCCCGATGTTTTCGTCGGCGTCGAAAATTGCGCCCTCGCCCTTCGCGGCCTGCGGCTGCGCGTAAAGCCAGCGGTGGGCATCGAGATGGATCGGGGCAGGCGGCGCAATGCCCGTGGCGGCAGCAAAATCGGCGAGAAGAATCGCGGCAACCTCATCCTTGGGCAGGCCGATCAGTTCCCGGCTGCGGGCGGGACTGGCGTGGATTACCCAAGCTTCGCCGCCGGTGCGACCCGGCTTTGCCGAATTGCGCGCAGCCCAGCTGACCGGGCTATTCTCCGAACGGAAGGTATCGGCCAGTGGCAGCGGCTGGTCAAAGCCTGCCATTACCGCCCAGCACGGCGCAGACACGACTGCTGCCGCGCGGGCGGCCAATTGCGGCGCGCATCCGGAAAGAAGGTCGGCCGCCTGTTCTGCGGGGATGGCGACGAGCACCATCGGCGCTGCAAAGACGCCGTCCGCGGTCTCCACCCGCCAACCGCGATAGCTTCGCTCAAGGCTTTCGGCGCGCGTGTTCCAGCGCACATCGAGCGTGGACGCCATGTGCTTGATGCAGGCATTCATGCCCGGGGTGCCGACCCACGCATCATCCCCTGCCGCAGGCCACGGGGCCGCCGCGCCAGCCGCATGCCAGCCCGCCACGGTTGCCCGAAAGGCCGCGTCGCGCGCAGTGAAATATTGCGCGCCGTGGTCGAAGCTTACCTGCTCGCCAGCGATATCGACCCGCCGCGCGGCCATCCTTCCGCCGGGGCCGCGGCCCTTGTCGAGCACGATGACGCGCTGGCGGCCTGCCACAAGCGCGCACGCCGCGGCACACCCGGCCATGCCCCCGCCTATGATGAGAATATCGCTCGAATGATTTGATTGCCCGTTCATCCCGCGCCAACGCACCAGCGGCGCGGTGGTTTCACGGTGCGGAGCGCGGCGCGCAGGATTCTGCCAGCACCAGCGAGAACTGTCCCGCCGCATCGGTCCACCGCGCGCGCGGTTCCCATCCCCCCGCAGCGAGCAACTGGTGCCCCGAACGGCGGGTGAACTTGTGGCTGTTTTCGGTGTGAATCGTCTCGCCTGCGCGCATCGCGAATGGCTTTCCGCTGACGGTGAAGCTCACATCCCTTTGCGCCCTCAAATGCATCTCGATCCGCGCGAAGGTATCGTTCCAACGCGCCTCGTGGGCAAAGGCATCGAGCGGAATGTCGGCATCCAGCTCGCGGTTTATCCGCGCGAGCAGGTTGCAGTTGAACGCCGCTGTCACGCCCTGCGCATCGTCATAGGCGGCGATCAGCACGTCGTGATCCTTCACCAGATCCATGCCGATCAGCAGCAAGGCCCCCTCGCCCAGCGTCTCCTTCATCGAGCGCAGGAGATCGGTCGCGGTGCGCGCGATCATGTTGCCGATGGTCGAGCCGGGAAAGAAACCGAGCTTGGGAAGACCCGTAACCTCGTGCGGCAATTCGACGCGGCGCATGAAATCGGCTTCGACCGGATGGACATCGAGCGCGGGAAACTTCGCTGCCAGCGCGGCCGATGATGAGCGCAGGAAATCCCCGGCAATATCGAGCGGCACATAGGCCGAGGGCGCGATCGCCGAAAGCAGCAGCGGTGTCTTGACCGACGAGCCCGAACCGAACTCGACCACCGCATGCCCCGGCCCGATCAGCTGTGCGATCTCCTGCGCGCGGTCGGTCAGGATCTCGGTTTCGGCCCGGGTCGGGTAGTATTCGGGAAGCCGGGTAATATCCTCGAACAGTTCGGAACCGATATCGTCATAGAACCAGCGCGCCGGGATCGCCTTTTGCGGGGCGGAGAGCCCTTCCAGCACATCGGCCCTGAATGCGCAGTCGACGCCCTCGGCATCACGTTCCACCAGCTTGAGACCTTGAGCAAATGTCATTGGATAAGGTCCTTTGCCAGCCGCAGTCCGGTGAACTGCCAGCGTTGATGGGGGTAGAAGAAATTGCGATATGACGCGCGCGAATGGCCGCGCACCGTGGCGCAGCTCGCGCCGCGCAGCACGACCTGCCCGCTCATGAACTTGCCGTTGTATTCGCCCACCGCGCCATCGGGCACGCGGAAGCCGGGATAGGGAAGATAGGCCGAACGGGTGAACTGCCAGCAGTCGCCGAACAGGCCGGGCGACCCCGATGGGAGCGGCGGCGATGCCCTATCGAGCTGGTTGCCCAAGGCCGGATCATGCGCTGCGGCGATAACCTCCCATTCGAACTCGGTCGGAAGCCGCGCGCCTGCCCAAGTGGCAAAGGCATCGGCTTCGTAATAGGAAATATGCGTGACCGGGGCATGGGGATCGCGCTGTTGCCAGCCCCGATGCGTGAAATGCGTCCCGTCCTCACCCCAATACAGCGGCGCGCGGATGTGCTCGGACTGGACCCATGCCCAGCCATCGGCCAGCCATAAACGCGGCTTGGCGTATCCGCCGTCGCTTATGAAGGCGTCCCATTCGCCGTTGGTGACCAGCCGATCGGCCAGCGCGAAGGGTTGAAGGAGGACGCGGTGGCGCGGGCCTTCGTTGTCGAAAGCAAAACCCGCCCCTTCGTGACCGACCATCGCGATCCCGCCGGGATGCTGATGCCAGCCCATCGCGGCCGTGGTCAGTGCCGGAGGGCTGCTCCTCGCGTCCCACATCGCCGGACCAAGCGGGTTCTGGAACAGCGCGTGCTTGATGTCGGTCAGCAGCAATTCGATATGCTGCTGCTCATGCGCGATGCCGAGCGCGATCAGATCGGCGTGTGCCGGATCGGCGAGCAGCGGGGCCATCGCGGCATCGACCACGGCGCGCCATTCGAAAATTTCCTCAAGCGACGGGCGCGACAACAGCCCGCGCGCGCCGCGCGCAATCCGCGCCCCTTCGGCTTCGTAATAGGAATTGAACAGGAACGGCCAGCGATCGTTGTGAAGCGTGTATCCGGGCGCATGTTCGCGCAGCAGGAAGGTCTCCCAGAACCACGTGGTGTGGGCCAGATGCCATTTGGCAGGCGACGCATCGGGCATCGACTGAATGGTCGCATCGGCATCGCTGAGCGGCGCGACCAGCGCCTCGGTCAGGGATCGCAGCGCCGAAAATTCGCAAGCGAGGCCGGACGCATCGGGTGTTGATCCAGGCGAGAACTGGTTGCGGTGCACAAGGCCTCCATAGCCACCCCGAGCAGGCGCAAGACCCCCCGGCCTCGCCTGTCGTTACGGGGTAAGACTATTCGACGCCTATTGTTCCGCCTCCGTGACGGAAATATCGTCAGGCGATCCGGACACTGCCTGTCTATCCCGCTGCAAGCGGTCGGCGTGCGTCAGGCGACGCGCGCCGCCGCCGTTTCGCGCATGGTGCCGGTGCCGCTACCTGCCGCTTCGTTGAGCATTTCGGCAACCAGAAACGCAAGTTCGAGCGATTGCTCGGCATTGAGACGCGGGTCGCAATGCGTGTGATAGCGATCGCCAAGGCGTTCCTCGGTGATCGCCACCGCGCCGCCGGTGCATTCGGTTACGTCCTGCCCGGTCATCTCGATATGGATGCCGCCGGGGTGCGAACCCTCGGCGCGGTGGACGGCGAAGAAGCCCTTCACCTCGCGCGTGATCCGGTCGAAGGGCCGGGTCTTGTAGCCGGTGTCGGACTTTACAACGTTGCCGTGCATCGGATCGCAAGACCACACCACCGGATGGCCTTCGCGCATCACCGCGCGCACCAGCTTGGGCAGGCCGTCCTCGACCTTGTCGTGACCATAGCGGCTGATCAGCGTAATCCGCCCGGCCTCGCGGCCCGGATTGAGATCATCGAGCAAGCGCAGCAGCGCGTCGGGCTCGAGGCTCGGCCCGCACTTCATGCCCAGCGGATTGCCAATCCCGCGCGCAAATTCGATATGTGCGCTGCCGGGGAAACGTGTGCGGTCGCCGATCCACAGCATGTGCGCGGATGTCGCATACCAGTCACCGGTGAGCGAATCGCGGCGGCTCATCGCCTGTTCGTAAGGCAGGAGCAGCGCTTCGTGGCTGGTGTAGAAGCTGGTGCCCTTCAACTGCGGCACGGTGCCGGGATCTACCCCGCAGGCCTCCATGAAGTCGAGCGCCTCGCCGATGCGGTCGGCCATCTCGCTGAACTTCTCGGTCCACGGCGTGCGCCCCATGAAGTCGAGCGTCCACTGGTGCACCTGCCGCAGATTGGCATAGCCGCCGCCCGCGAAGGCGCGCAGCAGGTTGAGCGTTGCGGCGGCCTGCGAATAGGCCTTCACCATCCGCTGCGGATCATTGCGCCGGCTGACGGGGTCGAATTCGATCCCGTTGATATTGTCGCCGAGATAGCTCGGCAGGGTCACGCCATTGATCGTTTCGGTGGGCGCCGAACGCGGCTTGGCGAACTGGCCCGCCATGCGCCCGACCTTTACCACCGGACGCTTGCTGGCGAAGGTCATCACGACCGCCATCTGCAATAGCAC is drawn from Erythrobacter neustonensis and contains these coding sequences:
- a CDS encoding TonB-dependent receptor; its protein translation is MIRGLPYVSSQLNGRDIFSANGGRALSFEDVSPELVGRVETYKNITADQIEGHIAGLVNLVTRKPLDRRGFRIAGSVEANYGDLRQEWSPTFNILASDTFETGQGTFGLQLSYSKSELKSRTDSSQVIDSCFRPADLSAGCARIFPLNSGGFGDQPNFTPDNFPPAGSVLVPQYAGVRSTTLDRDREAFSAVGQFETLDGDLVMTLEFLRSETTFATEEFALLGRIDDGVSTNQPRPGTTYEFDENGRFVNGILTQNVGNAYANPFGRGGIPTDSLRFLREANSVTQDISFDAQMNFTERFRGKVEMQSLRSNLRRDSVFGALSTWTDISVDLRGSTPDIQFLAPVGAPSDYFTSGLNNYYWFGLDSQEKNEGELYTLAGSLEYDLSEDGFFRRVEVGGRWAARDRINRNTNFSTWGNLSAPWAGRAGCAPWNEGPGCAATGGFVPGRYYTGLPGQEFAIGGGVFTDEFPSAAAYRTPFADNFQRGEASTPIAGGGAFFYGGDDFLQEYLDGVTDQQWDAISTLGQSPERFNLGVNGRSRTRLDGSTVQCDPFCPEEISDVTEITSAAYARLDFGTDFDGGASLSGNIGLRYVRTNVSNDSVLAFPDPARFDAIRLENGVNVGGNGDGVVQVDEVQAVCRGAGGPGVPQQAFCQLTGARLAEFAALHTGELIRDNRDINFDHFLPSFNVRYDNGSGLVIRGAVSKGISRPDLNLFNASGTLGFSGRVNDGPLLSVRTGNRNVLPTEAWNYDLSFEYYFSNVGQISLALFAKDITGIISNGTGLVNYTTASGTSQDVIISGPANDINGLLKGVEFAYQQTFDFLPGFLDGLGTAATYTYIDASDFPNPNISGIGSPSVNSSGQPLNNGPFGGQLPLAGTSKHTVNATLFYEKGPLSVRAAYNWRSDFLVTPRDDLFPFSATYQDASGQLDGTIFYNLTPNIKLGVQGVNLLDETTNLSTVIDFDGNRTTSAVFRNDRRYTFIARFNF
- a CDS encoding TonB-dependent receptor plug domain-containing protein; this translates as MTKVRLAPRRRLFATCTASALAIAAASPALAQDAAADETPETAEEADSTIVVTGFRASLQSAQAIKRRADTVVDVITAEDIGALPDRSVAETLQRIPGVNIGRFEKTSDPTRFSVEAPASSFAAFPMSARSSTAATFSRPTAAAR
- a CDS encoding tryptophan halogenase family protein, with protein sequence MAIERIIIVGGGTAGWMAAAALGRLRNGRPVEITLIESESIGTVGVGEATIPPFVGFNQLLGINEAEMLSEVGGTFKLGIQFENWGKLGDSYIHPFGAYGYNMGGISFHHVWHRLAVAGDKRPIQVFNLETMAAYFGKFARTEDFKGADAPPVNYAYHLDAGRYAAFLRKLAESRGVVRQEGKVVDVALDGESGFVTAVTLDGGKQIAGDLFIDCSGFRGLLIEQALQTGYDDWSNYLPCNRAVALPCQREDGSPPPPFTRATAHGAGWQWQVPLQHRNGNGHVYCSAYMEDQEALDILLGNIAGKPQAEPNWLRFVTGRRKKFWNKNVVALGLAAGFMEPLESTSIHLINTGIDKLISLLSLDGITKVQEDTFNRLTGREYARIRDFLILHYNATSRTDTEFWNHVRTMPVPDTLTEKVELFRANGQIFREEDELFTETSWAAVMMGQGIRMGSHNAMADALDPATTAREINDMEQSIRYLVQRMPGHGDYLARYCPAPMAA
- a CDS encoding nucleotidyltransferase family protein; protein product: MTEASQGWTALVLAGQRPGVDRLAAHFGREAKALIPVAGTPMLARVLRTLADTPQIARIIVLAQDAPALLTDPSLVWTKDDPRISARVSGPTISGSVLAAVEDPAVGLPVLVTTADNVMLTPATVTQFIAGAGARDVSVAFVERANLEAAVGPNKRTWLTFRDGAFTGANLFALSGPGSFAALGFWEKVEADRKSVLRLAAHFGPVLMVRLLLRRMDLRAALEAAGRKLGASAAPVVLSDGRMGVDVDKPEDHALAERLLESHRA
- a CDS encoding FkbM family methyltransferase; this encodes MNSAAAFWRYGVIKTLRKWRAAALSPLLQARGGDAVESAYGVRMVPNWQDTTFRYCIFGTYGRDLADLLLGQRADFAFVDIGANQGLYSLIAAQNLKCRQVIAFEPVPATHARLAANVALNPQAARTDLHELAIADNAGEVTISVAAHHTGTATLAGRGDAAASGGAVVIRTIDAAMLEPLLAGALPLFVKIDVEGLEAVVIAELAKTPSFARVESIFYEVDERWASAVEIETRLRAAGFTRFAKYGRGHHYDVLASRA
- a CDS encoding NAD(P)/FAD-dependent oxidoreductase, which gives rise to MAGCAAACALVAGRQRVIVLDKGRGPGGRMAARRVDIAGEQVSFDHGAQYFTARDAAFRATVAGWHAAGAAAPWPAAGDDAWVGTPGMNACIKHMASTLDVRWNTRAESLERSYRGWRVETADGVFAAPMVLVAIPAEQAADLLSGCAPQLAARAAAVVSAPCWAVMAGFDQPLPLADTFRSENSPVSWAARNSAKPGRTGGEAWVIHASPARSRELIGLPKDEVAAILLADFAAATGIAPPAPIHLDAHRWLYAQPQAAKGEGAIFDADENIGVAGDWLHSPRVEGAWLSGHALAHAVLQARLASTS
- the egtD gene encoding L-histidine N(alpha)-methyltransferase; this encodes MTFAQGLKLVERDAEGVDCAFRADVLEGLSAPQKAIPARWFYDDIGSELFEDITRLPEYYPTRAETEILTDRAQEIAQLIGPGHAVVEFGSGSSVKTPLLLSAIAPSAYVPLDIAGDFLRSSSAALAAKFPALDVHPVEADFMRRVELPHEVTGLPKLGFFPGSTIGNMIARTATDLLRSMKETLGEGALLLIGMDLVKDHDVLIAAYDDAQGVTAAFNCNLLARINRELDADIPLDAFAHEARWNDTFARIEMHLRAQRDVSFTVSGKPFAMRAGETIHTENSHKFTRRSGHQLLAAGGWEPRARWTDAAGQFSLVLAESCAPRSAP